The Candidatus Eremiobacterota bacterium DNA segment ATCTACAAGTCGGAGATCGAGAAGGAACGCCGCGGCGACTATCTCGGCGCAACCGTTCAGGTGATCCCGCACATCACCAACGAGATCAAAGCGCACATCACGCGCGTCGCGGAGTCGAGCGGCGCCGAGGTGTGCATCGTCGAAGTCGGCGGCACGGTCGGCGACATCGAGTCGCTCCCGTTCCTCGAAGCGATCCGCCAAGTCCGGCACTTGGTCGGCGACGAGAACGTGATGTTCGTGCACCTTACCCTGCTGCCGCACCTGGGCGCCGCCGACGAGCTCAAGACGAAGCCGACGCAGCACAGCGTGCGCGAGCTGCGCGCGATCGGGATCACGCCCGACGCGATCGTCGTGCGCACCGACAGCAAGCGCCCGATCCCGGTCGAGCTGAAGGAAAAGATCGCCCTGTTCTGCGACGTCCCGGCCGGCGCGGTCGTGCAGAACGCGGACGCCGCGACCATCTATCAAGTCCCGCTCAACCTCGAAGCCGAAGGGCTGGCCGAGATCGCGGTGCGGAAGCTGCGGCTCGAAACGAAGCCTGCCGAGCTCGAAGAGTGGAGCGCGGTCGCCGACCGCATCCAGAACCCGCGCGGCCGAGTGAAGGTCGCGCTGGTCGGAAAGTACGTCGAGCTGAAAGACGCCTACATCTCGATCAGCGAGGCGATCGCGCACGCCGGCATCTACCACAACGTCGCGGTCGACGTGGTGCGCGTCGACTCGGAGCGGATCGAGACCGAAGGGCTGAGCGCGCTCGCCGAGGTCGACGGCGTCCTCGTCGCGCCGGGCTTCGGCGCGCGGGGCGTGAAAGGGAAGCTGGTCGCGATCCAGCATGTGCGCGAGAACAAGATCCCGTTTCTCGGCATTTGCTTCGGGATGCAGCTGGCGTGCGTCGAGTTCGCGCGCAACGTGCTCGGCCTGCCCGAGGCGATGACGACCGAAGTCGACGAGACGACGCCCGATCCGGTGATCGATTTCTTGCCCGAGCAGCGAAACCTGGATCTCAAGGGCGGGACCATGCGGCTCGGCGCCTACGACTGCACGCTCGAAGAAGGATCGCTCGCCGCGCGGGCGTACGGCGCGACGCAGATCGGCGAACGGCACCGCCACCGCTACGAGTTCAACAACAAGTACGCTGCGCTGTTCGAGGAGCACCGCATGGTGTTCAGCGGTCATCACCCGCTCGGGCGGACCTCGCTGGTCGAGGTCATCGAGCTCCCGGAGAGCGTCCACCCCTGGTTCCTCGGAACGCAGGCGCACCCCGAGTACAAGAGCCGGCCGAACCGGCCTTCGCCGCTCTACCGCGAATGGATCGGCGCCGCGCTCGAGCGCTCGCGCGCGCGCTCCGGCGCGGGCGAGGGCGCGCTCGTGCGGACCTGAACGCGGCGGACGTCACGGTCGTCGTCCTCGCGCGCGACGAGGCGGCGCGTCTGGGACGGCTCCTCGCCGAGCTGCCGCCGGCGATGCGCGTCTACGTACTCGATGCCGACTCGCGCGACGAGACGGTGACGGTCGCGCGCGCGCACGGCGCCGAGGTCGAGACGCGGCCGTGGACCGGTTTCGTCAACGCGCGGCGCTATGCGCTCGGCCGCGTGGCGACGCCGTGGGCGCTGATGCTCGACGCCGACGAGCTGCTCGATCCGGCGCTGCGCGACGCGATCCTCGCGGCGCGAGGCGACGTCGCCGGTTATCGTCTGCGCCGCGTGACGATGCTGTGCGGCCGTCCGGTCCGCGCCGCCGGCTGGTCGAACGAAAAGCTCTTGCGGCTGTTCCGCACCGACCGCGCGCGCGTCGCGGCGAACAAGTTGGGCGCCGACCTGCACGAGCGGTGGATCGTCGACGGCCCGGTCGCCGATCTCCCCGGCGCGATCGTTCACGACTCGTACCCGACGCTGGCGTCGTACTGGGCGAAGTTCGACCGCTACACCAGCGTCGAAGCCGCCGCGCTGCAGCCCTCCACGCGCGCGTACCTGCGCGCGCTCGCGACGATGCCGCTGCGCTTCTTGTGGTCGATCGTGCGCTACGGCGGCTGGCTCGACGGCTGGCGCGGGCTCTTCGTCGCTTGGGGGAGCGCCCGCTATCGCGTCGTCGTCCGCGCCAAAGCGCTGCGCCGCGCGTGAGCGCGCGGCCCGACGTCGCGCTCGACGTGCGCCAGACCTCGCACACGTCGGCGGGGATGCTCGCCTACGTGCGCGCGCTGCGAACGTTCCTGCCGGAGCTGGCGCCGGATCTGAGGTTTGCGCAGTTCGGCGGCGGCGACAACTTCGACGTCGCCGAGCAAGTCGGGATGCCGCTCGTGCTCGCGCGACTCCGCCCGCGGCTGGTGCACTTTCCGACCCCGTACGTGCCGCGCTTCGTGCCGGCGCCGCACGTCGTCACCGTGCACGACGTGATCGACCTGGAGTTCCCGCAGTACGCGAAGCCCAAGGTTCAGCCGTACTGGCGGCACGTCGTCGGCCCCGTGCTGCGCTCGGCGCGCGCGGTCATCACCGACGACGACGCGACGGTCGAGCTGCTGCAGCGCTACCTGCGCGTCGATCCGGCTCGCGTGCGCGTGATCCCGCTCGGCGTCGACACGCCCGGATACCCGATCGCGCCGGAGCGCCGTGCCCGACCGTATTTTCTGTACGCGGGCAATCACCGGCCGCACAAAGATCTCGGAACGCTCGTATCGGCCTGGGCCTCGCTTCCCGACGGGATCCAGGTCGATCTGGTGATGACCGGCGAGGACGAACCGGCGCTCCGTGCGCTGGCTGCCGGTGCGCGCGGCGAGCTGGTCTTCACCGGCGATTGCAACGGCCAGCGGCTCGACGAGCTGTTCCGCGGTGCGCTCGCCTACGTTCAACCCTCACTGCGCGAAGGGTTCGGCCTCCCGCTTCTTGAGGCGCTCGGGGCCGGAACGCCCGTGATCGCCGCGGAGACGGCGGCCCCATCGGTGCTGAAGCCGTTCGTGCACCGCTATCCGGCGCGCGACGCCGCCGCGCTGCGCGCGCTGCTGCTGCGCGCGTGCGAGGAAGCCGCAGCGTCCGGGCCGACGGAATCGCCGGCGGCGATGCGCGCGGATGCGGAACGTGCGCGCGCCGCGACGGCGCACCTGACGTGGGAACGCACCGTGCGCGCGACCGCGGACGTGTACCGCGAGCTGCTTTCGGCATGATCCGCGTCGTGCTCGCCGCGCGGCCGACGTCGCGCGCGTCGGCCGGAATGCGCGCGTACACGCGCGCGCTGCTCGAGCGCCTGCCGCGCGTCGCGCCCGACGTCGAGCTGGTTCCGGTCACCTCGCCGCTCGTGCTGCACCCGCTCGCGCTGCGCACGGCGCGCCCGCAGCTCGTGCACCTGCCGTACCTCGAAGCCGCGCCGCTGGTGCCGCGGCCGTACGTCGCGATGGTGCACGACCTGATCCACCTCAAGTTTCCGCACTTGTTCTCGCCCGCGACGGCGGCGTACTGGCGCCTCGCCGCCGCACCGCTGTACCGCAACGCCGCGCGCGTGCTCGTCAGCGACGAGCGCGTCGCCGACGACTGCGTCGCGCTGCTCGGGCTCGCGCGCGAGCGGATCCGCGTCGTCCCGCTCGGCTACGACGAGGCGATCCCCGCCGCCGCACCGTGCGAGGCGGCGCGCCCGTACGCGTTCTACGCCGGCAACCACGCGCCGCACAAGGGGCTGGCGACGCTCTACGCCGCCTGGGCCGCGCTGCCGGAAGAGATCGAGCTCGACCTCGTGCTGACGGGACGTGACGAGCCCGCCGTGCGTTCGAAGTACGTGCGCAAGAACGGCGCGATCGCATTCCTCGGTGAGCTCGACGACGCGATGCTCGCGCGACGGTTCCGCGGAGCGCTCGCCTACGTCCAGCCCTCGCTCGCCGAGGGGTTCGGCATCCCGATCCTCGAGGCGGCGGCGGCCGGCACGCCCGTCCTGGCCAGCACGAGCGCGGTTCCGGCGCTGGTCGCGCCGTTCGCGCAGACGTTCGCGCCCGGCGATGCGAGCGCGCTCGCGGCGCTGCTCGCCGCGCTCGCCCGCGACCCGGCCCGTGCGCGCCAGCGCGCCGCCGAAGGCGCAGCGGCGCTGCGGGCGTATACCTGGGATCGGTTCGCGGCTTCGACGGCCGCCGTCTATCGCGAGGTGGTATGCCCCTGATCCGTCCCGTGATCGCTGCGGTACTCGCCGGTTGCGTCGCGGCGTGGTCGGTTCCGGCCGCCGCCGCGCCGCCCAAGCACGAGGAAGTCCCGGTCCGCGCGATCGCGATCGTCGTCAAC contains these protein-coding regions:
- a CDS encoding CTP synthase; translated protein: MAKFIFFTGGVVSSLGKGITAASLGRLLKSRGVSVSIQKLDPYINVDAGTMNPYQHGEVFVTEDGAETDLDLGHYERFIDEALTRDNNVTTGQIYKSEIEKERRGDYLGATVQVIPHITNEIKAHITRVAESSGAEVCIVEVGGTVGDIESLPFLEAIRQVRHLVGDENVMFVHLTLLPHLGAADELKTKPTQHSVRELRAIGITPDAIVVRTDSKRPIPVELKEKIALFCDVPAGAVVQNADAATIYQVPLNLEAEGLAEIAVRKLRLETKPAELEEWSAVADRIQNPRGRVKVALVGKYVELKDAYISISEAIAHAGIYHNVAVDVVRVDSERIETEGLSALAEVDGVLVAPGFGARGVKGKLVAIQHVRENKIPFLGICFGMQLACVEFARNVLGLPEAMTTEVDETTPDPVIDFLPEQRNLDLKGGTMRLGAYDCTLEEGSLAARAYGATQIGERHRHRYEFNNKYAALFEEHRMVFSGHHPLGRTSLVEVIELPESVHPWFLGTQAHPEYKSRPNRPSPLYREWIGAALERSRARSGAGEGALVRT
- a CDS encoding glycosyltransferase family 2 protein, which gives rise to MDRRRARALARALRRGRGRARADLNAADVTVVVLARDEAARLGRLLAELPPAMRVYVLDADSRDETVTVARAHGAEVETRPWTGFVNARRYALGRVATPWALMLDADELLDPALRDAILAARGDVAGYRLRRVTMLCGRPVRAAGWSNEKLLRLFRTDRARVAANKLGADLHERWIVDGPVADLPGAIVHDSYPTLASYWAKFDRYTSVEAAALQPSTRAYLRALATMPLRFLWSIVRYGGWLDGWRGLFVAWGSARYRVVVRAKALRRA
- a CDS encoding glycosyltransferase; protein product: MSARPDVALDVRQTSHTSAGMLAYVRALRTFLPELAPDLRFAQFGGGDNFDVAEQVGMPLVLARLRPRLVHFPTPYVPRFVPAPHVVTVHDVIDLEFPQYAKPKVQPYWRHVVGPVLRSARAVITDDDATVELLQRYLRVDPARVRVIPLGVDTPGYPIAPERRARPYFLYAGNHRPHKDLGTLVSAWASLPDGIQVDLVMTGEDEPALRALAAGARGELVFTGDCNGQRLDELFRGALAYVQPSLREGFGLPLLEALGAGTPVIAAETAAPSVLKPFVHRYPARDAAALRALLLRACEEAAASGPTESPAAMRADAERARAATAHLTWERTVRATADVYRELLSA
- a CDS encoding glycosyltransferase family 4 protein; the encoded protein is MIRVVLAARPTSRASAGMRAYTRALLERLPRVAPDVELVPVTSPLVLHPLALRTARPQLVHLPYLEAAPLVPRPYVAMVHDLIHLKFPHLFSPATAAYWRLAAAPLYRNAARVLVSDERVADDCVALLGLARERIRVVPLGYDEAIPAAAPCEAARPYAFYAGNHAPHKGLATLYAAWAALPEEIELDLVLTGRDEPAVRSKYVRKNGAIAFLGELDDAMLARRFRGALAYVQPSLAEGFGIPILEAAAAGTPVLASTSAVPALVAPFAQTFAPGDASALAALLAALARDPARARQRAAEGAAALRAYTWDRFAASTAAVYREVVCP